Proteins co-encoded in one Perca flavescens isolate YP-PL-M2 chromosome 11, PFLA_1.0, whole genome shotgun sequence genomic window:
- the LOC114564673 gene encoding protein FAM237A, with protein sequence MLPVPLNIAVATVFVLSCMCAVPLQGQKPAHVDPLTAHRSNPQCWDSSSALLLEMRSPRIADTVPAFWDLMLFLRSSDNGKHTALFWDLARVFWDLYLDCVLSRSHGMGRRHITALHSLVTDKPFRFNSSGANSRAWLSVRVMPRGHIKTLKTKPKSHTHYHK encoded by the exons ATGCTCCCAGTACCCCTGAACATAGCTGTGGCCACAGTGTTTGTGCTGAGCTGCATGTGTGCCGTGCCGCTGCAGGGCCAGAAGCCGGCTCACGTCGACCCCCTGACGGCCCACCGGTCGAACCCGCAGTGCTGGGACTCCTCCTCGGCTCTGCTGCTGGAGATGCGCTCCCCGAGGATCGCTGACACGGTACCCGCTTTCTGGGACCTGATGCTGTTCCTCAGGTCGTCAGACAACGGCAAACACACGGCGCTGTTCTGGGACCTGGCCCGGGTCTTCTGGGACCTCTATCTAGACTGCGTGCTGTCCAGGAGTCACGGCATGGGGCGGAGACACATCACCGCTTTACACTCCCTCGTCACTGACA AGCCCTTCAGATTCAACAGTTCAGGAGCAAACTCTCGTGCGTGGCTCAGTGTCAGAGTGATGCCCAGAGGACACATCAAGACCCTGAAGACCAAGCCTAAATCCCACACACACTACCACAAATAG
- the casp10 gene encoding caspase-8: protein MDFQRCLLNAGNALCEDEVKALAFLCADLLGRNPTLVESASDLFLRLADQDHLSAERPHLLTELLLIIQRTRLIRELELPDLSATTRSLISPYRKLLYNLSEGITVGELKHVKFLLNKQLPRRRLEDNVSTLEVFLEMEHMDLICDTNLDLLETIIQSVCPMLNEKINHFKARQLTHTSPGAQETGRPRAMSCPFQPNQVPRSLDPKRTASLTFPEEEFNSLAESTMNTSNTSMDLPNGFSGGDECEALSHGLSGLNTETSSCASLEGYLRIDVSEMLPAQENNKASSEQQTFQTTNTNVESCDVLGTYPMTSAKRGICLIVNNYDFTKSKQALSNREGTMRDAECLHKVFEWLGFEVEIQKDCKREQMLSVLRELGSRPIHSQMDCLVCCILSHGIEGAVYGVEGHTVKIKELMEPVNGLKCPSLAEKPKLFFIQACQGNSEQRAVYIEPDGRAHSPVFSDAVKANESIPSDADFLLGMATVPSFVSFRERKNGTWFIQSLCQNLVQMVLRGSDLVSILTKVNADVSQKTDFTGVKKQMPQPAFSLRKKVVFSIPQASPPNLSQ, encoded by the exons ATGGATTTCCAGAGGTGCCTCTTAAATGCAGGGAATGCCCTGTGTGAGGACGAGGTAAAAGCTTTAGCATTTCTTTGCGCTGACCTCCTGGGCCGAAACCCGACCTTAGTGGAGTCGGCCAGTGACCTCTTCTTGCGTCTGGCGGATCAAGACCACCTCTCTGCTGAGCGACCACACCTACTGACTGAGCTTCTCCTCATCATCCAACGCACCCGCCTGATCCGGGAACTGGAGCTCCCCGACCTATCAGCTACAACCAGGAGCCTCATCTCTCCTTACAG GAAGCTGCTTTACAACCTGTCTGAGGGGATTACTGTTGGTGAATTGAAACATGTGAAATTCTTGTTAAACAAACAGCTTCCGCGTAGAAGACTGGAGGACAACGTT TCTACACTGGAAGTCTTTCTGGAGATGGAGCACATGGACCTCATCTGTGACACTAATCTAGATTTACTGGAGACCATAATTCAGTCAGTCTGTCCCATGTTGAATGAGAAGATCAACCACTTTAAAGCACGGCAAT TAACTCACACCAGCCCTGGAGCTCAAGAAACAGGTCGACCAAGGGCTATGTCGTGCCCTTTCCAACCAAACCAG GTCCCTCGATCTTTAGATCCTAAGAGGACTGCCTCATTGACATTCCCAG AAGAAGAATTCAATTCATTGGCCGAG TCTACCATGAATACTTCCAACACCTCTATGG ATTTGCCAAATGGGTTTAGTGGTGGTGATGAATGTGAGGCCCTGTCACATGGACTGAGTGGTTTGAACACTGAAACAAGCAGCTGTGCCTCGTTGGAAGGTTACT TGAGGATTGATGTTTCGGAGATGTTACCAGCTCAAGAAAACAACAAGGCCTCCTCTGAACAGCAGACGTTTCAGACTACAAACACAAACGTCGAGTCGTGTGAT GTTTTGGGAACATATCCCATGACTTCAGCAAAGAGAGGTATTTGCTTAATAGTAAACAACTACGACTTCACTAAATCCAAACAAGCTCTCAGTAATCGGGAGGGGACCATGCGTGATGCAG AGTGTCTGCACAAAGTATTTGAGTGGCTTGGCTTTGAGGTTGAGATACAGAAGGACTGTAAGAGGGAGCAGATGCTGTCTGTGTTGCGGGAGCTCGGCAGCAGACCAATCCACAGTCAGATGGACTGTCTGGTATGCTGCATTCTCAGCCACGGCATTGAGGGAGCTGTGTACGGTGTGGAAGGCCACACTGTAAAGATAAAGGAGCTGATGGAACCTGTCAATGGATTAAAATGCCCCTCTTTGGCAGAAAAACCCAAGCTGTTTTTCATCCAGGCCTGCCAGGGCAACAGTGAGCAGAGGGCTGTCTACATTGAGCCTGATGGTCGTGCACACAGTCCTGTTTTCAGCGATGCTGTTAAAGCTAATGAGTCCATCCCATCTGATGCAGATTTCCTGCTGGGAATGGCCACCGTACCTTCTTTCGTCTctttcagagagagaaaaaatggcACGTGGTTTATTCAGTCATTGTGCCAAAACCTTGTCCAGATGGTGCTGAG GGGTTCTGACCTTGTGTCTATCCTGACAAAAGTGAATGCAGATGTTAGCCAGAAGACTGATTTCACCGGTGTAAAAAAGCAGATGCCTCAACCGGCCTTCTCGCTCAGGAAGAAAGTGGTCTTTTCAATCCCCCAAGCCTCTCCACCAAACCTGTCGCAATGA
- the prkra gene encoding interferon-inducible double-stranded RNA-dependent protein kinase activator A homolog: MSQEGYRSPALKADTSLNIHESQRTNPGKTPIQILHEYGTKSGNLPVYVMEKAEGEAHQPSFVFSVKIGDVSCAGQGPSKKAAKHQAAEAALNILQIDAGAVNIPVKSESNGVVAETNNHPNSVGILQELALQRGWRLPEYTVLMEAGPPHKREFTVTCRMESLSEKGVGNSKKGAKMAAAEKMVSKLQSLSGCSEITWTPKPSVRFENLRNSSAESICLLRRNPLSIPNTDYIQMMLELSKEQGFEVTYFNIDELTVNGQYQCLAELSTSPVTVCHGTGISCSNAHNDAAHSALQYIKIMATTK; encoded by the exons ATGTCTCAAGAAGGATATCGGTCACCAGCATTGAAAGCAGACACGAG CTTGAATATACATGAATCGCAGAGGACCAACCCTGGGAAGACACCTATACAAATCCTACATGAATATGGCACCAAAAGTGGCAACCTCCCTGTGTATGTGATGGAGAAGGCTGAAGGAGAGGCTCACCAACCCAGCTTCGTCTTCAGTGTGAAAATTGGAGATGTTAGCTGCGCAG GTCAAGGTCCTAGTAAAAAGGCAGCTAAACACCAGGCTGCAGAGGCTGCCCTGAATATTCTACAGATAGATGCTGGGGCAGT gaacattccTGTGAAATCTGAGAGTAACGGTGTTGTAGCAGAAACAAACAACCATCCCAACTCAGTGGGGATCCTGcag GAGTTAGCATTACAGAGAGGATGGCGTCTTCCTGAATACACAGTTTTAATGGAGGCTGGTCCACCACACAAGAGAGAATTCACTGTAACTTGTCGAATGGAGTCGCTGTCAGAGAAGG GTGTAGGAAATTCAAAAAAGGGAGCGAAAATGGCAGCTGCAGAGAAAATGGTGTCAAAGCTTCAAAGTCTGTCAGGCTGTTCTGAAATCACATGG acTCCAAAACCAAGCGTCCGGTTTGAGAACTTAAGGAACTCATCAGCAGAGAGTATATGTTTACTGAGAAGAAACCCGCTGAGCATTCCCAACACCGATTATATTCAGATGATGTTGGAGCTGTCCAAGGAGCAGGGCTTTGAGGTCACATACTTCAACATTG ATGAGCTGACGGTGAACGGCCAGTACCAGTGCCTGGCAGAGCTGTCCACCTCCCCGGTCACCGTTTGCCACGGCACCGGCATCTCCTGTAGCAACGCTCACAACGACGCAGCACACAGCGCCCTCCAGTACATCAAGATCATGGCCACCACCAAGTAA